The Neobacillus sp. OS1-2 genome includes a window with the following:
- a CDS encoding EamA family transporter, with protein sequence MKGKMRLITTMLIFGSIGIFVKKIDLTSSEIAFLRGVIGSLFLLLVSLLVKHKPSFKALKKNAVLLLLSGAAIGFNWIFLFESYRYTTISNATISYYFAPIFVMLLSPWVLKEKLTSMKVACIITAMVGLFLIVNPGGGGTSSSGHHALGIFYGLLAAAFYASIVLMNKFIKDLSGFETTLVQLMAGALVLLPYILWQGHLHLAGLNSTSIMFILILGVVHTGAAYFLYFTSIQKLKGQTIAVLSYIDPISAVLMASIFLSENMTVIQLVGGVLVLGATFLSELTIVKKEQAPTTF encoded by the coding sequence ATGAAAGGTAAAATGAGACTGATCACGACCATGCTCATTTTTGGAAGCATCGGTATTTTTGTAAAAAAGATAGATCTAACTTCAAGTGAAATTGCATTCTTACGAGGGGTAATCGGAAGTTTGTTCCTGCTTCTTGTTAGTTTACTAGTGAAGCATAAGCCATCATTTAAAGCGCTTAAGAAGAATGCCGTTCTCCTACTCTTATCAGGGGCGGCGATTGGCTTTAATTGGATCTTTCTTTTCGAATCCTATCGATACACGACAATATCCAATGCAACAATAAGCTATTACTTTGCGCCTATCTTTGTTATGTTGTTGTCACCATGGGTTCTGAAGGAAAAACTGACAAGCATGAAGGTTGCTTGTATCATAACGGCCATGGTTGGTCTATTTTTAATCGTTAATCCTGGGGGTGGCGGCACAAGTAGCTCTGGACATCATGCACTTGGGATTTTCTATGGTCTATTAGCGGCGGCATTCTATGCAAGCATAGTGTTAATGAACAAATTTATTAAAGATTTATCAGGCTTTGAAACCACGTTAGTACAATTAATGGCAGGAGCATTGGTCTTACTGCCCTATATATTGTGGCAGGGTCATCTTCATTTGGCTGGTTTAAACTCGACTTCTATTATGTTTATCCTAATTCTTGGTGTTGTACATACAGGGGCTGCCTATTTTTTATATTTTACATCCATTCAAAAGTTAAAGGGGCAAACGATTGCCGTTCTAAGCTATATCGATCCGATTTCCGCTGTCCTCATGGCGTCCATTTTCTTAAGCGAAAACATGACAGTGATACAACTAGTCGGCGGTGTTCTAGTTTTGGGGGCAACATTTTTAAGTGAGTTAACCATCGTGAAAAAAGAACAGGCCCCCACTACCTTTTAA
- a CDS encoding CBO0543 family protein yields MFLIISGFISILCAWRWGDWKNWRRYLSTIQYFIIGDMLYNLFTMDFPLWQYPNPPNLLPNHLFTNLFIMFIIYPSTVLIFLYRFPKRNFFHQLLFMSIWILLWAVFEYFMVYFGLCVYHHGWSYGWSISFASMMIPMLLLHHKHPMWAYLLSIPIIVFLLFWFHVPIFTNK; encoded by the coding sequence ATGTTTCTTATTATAAGTGGCTTTATCTCAATCCTTTGCGCCTGGAGATGGGGAGATTGGAAAAATTGGCGCCGGTATCTTAGCACCATCCAATACTTTATTATCGGTGACATGCTTTATAACTTGTTCACGATGGACTTTCCGTTGTGGCAATATCCCAATCCGCCAAACCTTTTGCCAAATCATTTGTTTACTAACCTCTTTATTATGTTTATCATCTATCCAAGTACGGTGCTCATCTTTTTATATCGCTTTCCTAAACGAAACTTCTTTCATCAGCTTCTGTTTATGTCGATATGGATTTTACTTTGGGCAGTTTTCGAATATTTTATGGTTTACTTTGGACTGTGCGTTTATCATCACGGCTGGTCATATGGCTGGTCTATTTCTTTTGCAAGCATGATGATACCTATGCTGTTACTCCATCATAAGCACCCGATGTGGGCGTATTTGTTATCGATACCGATTATTGTATTTTTACTGTTCTGGTTTCATGTGCCGATTTTTACTAATAAATGA
- a CDS encoding pentapeptide repeat-containing protein: MTKHLTRNDKNIHRYSANCEDCFGLCCVALPYAKSADFPVDKDSGTPCSNLQADYRCGIHSHLRNKGFRGCTVYECFGAGQKVSQITYDGNDWRDHPESAKEMFDLFPIMQQLHEMLYYLNEALSLQETQPITQVLQEALEKTEKLTYLSPKLIMELNIPDHRAMVNELLLQTSELVRAQVPSSKKIKRSMDLLGAKLKGANLRGANLRGALLIAADLRGADMRVTDLIGADFRDADISGANLTGSIFLTQAQINSAKGDRSTKLPASLRIPDHWRK; this comes from the coding sequence TTGACAAAACACTTAACAAGAAATGACAAAAATATCCATCGTTACAGTGCTAACTGTGAAGATTGCTTTGGGCTATGCTGCGTAGCGTTACCATATGCCAAGTCAGCAGATTTTCCAGTTGATAAAGATAGTGGGACACCTTGTTCCAACTTGCAAGCAGATTATCGATGTGGGATTCACAGCCACCTGAGAAATAAAGGGTTTCGCGGTTGCACGGTATATGAATGCTTTGGTGCAGGTCAAAAGGTATCTCAAATAACTTATGATGGAAATGATTGGCGGGATCATCCAGAGTCAGCTAAGGAAATGTTTGATCTATTTCCGATCATGCAGCAGCTTCATGAAATGCTTTATTACTTAAATGAAGCACTAAGTTTACAAGAAACTCAACCTATTACTCAAGTTTTGCAGGAAGCTCTAGAAAAAACGGAGAAACTCACTTATTTAAGCCCGAAATTAATTATGGAGCTTAATATACCGGACCATAGAGCCATGGTTAATGAGTTACTGCTACAAACTAGTGAATTGGTTCGTGCCCAAGTGCCCTCTTCTAAAAAAATAAAGCGTAGTATGGACCTATTGGGTGCAAAATTAAAAGGTGCTAACCTTAGAGGGGCTAACTTACGAGGAGCATTGTTGATAGCAGCTGACCTCAGAGGGGCTGACATGCGGGTGACTGATCTGATTGGTGCTGATTTTAGAGATGCTGATATAAGTGGTGCTAATCTTACAGGGAGTATTTTTCTCACTCAGGCACAAATTAACTCGGCTAAGGGTGATAGGTCGACCAAATTGCCCGCTTCTTTACGTATTCCCGACCATTGGAGAAAATAG
- a CDS encoding aldo/keto reductase: protein MPINLQDTTTLHNGVKMPWLGLGVFKVKEGAEVVESVKAAIRNGYISIDTAAVYKNEEGVGQAIRESGVNREELFITSKVWNADQGYETTLKAFETSLNKLGLDYLDLYLIHWPGKDKYKDTWKALEKLYKEGRIRAIGVSNFQIHHLEDLISSAEIKPMVNQVEYHPHLTQKELQAFCVKEDIQLEAWSPLKQGQLLEEPVLVDIAQKYNKSVAQVILRWDLQNGVVTIPKSIKEHRIIENADVFDFELSAEDMEKIDGLNQDSRAGSHPDEMSVGF, encoded by the coding sequence ATGCCAATTAATTTACAAGACACGACTACATTACATAACGGTGTAAAAATGCCATGGCTGGGTTTAGGTGTTTTTAAGGTTAAAGAAGGGGCAGAGGTTGTCGAGTCCGTAAAAGCAGCGATTCGAAACGGGTACATTAGTATTGACACGGCGGCGGTTTATAAGAATGAAGAAGGTGTTGGACAAGCGATCCGTGAATCGGGCGTTAATCGTGAAGAATTGTTTATTACTTCAAAGGTATGGAATGCGGATCAAGGGTATGAAACTACTTTAAAGGCGTTCGAAACCAGCCTTAACAAGCTTGGCCTTGATTACTTGGATCTTTATTTAATTCACTGGCCTGGTAAAGATAAATATAAAGATACCTGGAAGGCTTTGGAGAAGTTATATAAAGAAGGGCGCATCCGTGCGATTGGTGTAAGTAACTTCCAGATTCACCATTTAGAAGATTTAATTAGTTCCGCGGAAATTAAACCAATGGTCAACCAAGTTGAGTACCACCCGCATTTAACACAAAAGGAGCTTCAGGCATTTTGTGTGAAAGAGGACATTCAACTTGAGGCATGGTCTCCATTAAAGCAAGGCCAGCTCTTGGAAGAACCAGTACTTGTCGACATTGCCCAAAAATATAATAAATCCGTCGCTCAAGTCATTTTGCGCTGGGATCTTCAAAACGGAGTGGTTACCATTCCGAAATCCATCAAGGAACACCGTATTATTGAGAATGCAGATGTTTTTGATTTTGAATTATCGGCTGAAGATATGGAAAAAATCGATGGCTTAAATCAGGATAGCCGTGCTGGATCCCATCCAGATGAGATGTCTGTAGGGTTTTAA
- a CDS encoding GerAB/ArcD/ProY family transporter: MNQLPGKLGIREYVSIAILMVGSKATEDTPTVLFTKAQNAAWMIPILSAGIFFIPFFLLLKTLSLFQGKNLFFIIQKLLGKYLGFFVCLVIFIITSAGISFDSRTYTNIIRAFYFRTTPILILYALLMAVCAYGAKKGIQHIGSVAYLLILYAIIGLFVALGLSTQDSNVQAMLPIWGPGKMEIIKQSSQSLTLFADFFLLTMLIPYLTSYKEFRKGTWIAYVYVSIQISVATLLFICMLDHMLGGVGYPFHTAIRYISLGSYIPNIEIIFFIIWIMSAFIRFTAFLYISVQMFGHIFKIKDFEFLIPSLATLYLLIGIIPESPIELGIEWEKMVQTVAGPAFAAISLILWLSALLKGEFKHAKDQNSR, from the coding sequence ATGAATCAGTTGCCTGGAAAACTTGGAATTCGAGAATACGTGTCTATTGCCATTTTAATGGTAGGATCAAAAGCAACAGAAGATACCCCTACTGTATTGTTCACTAAGGCTCAAAACGCTGCCTGGATGATTCCAATTCTATCTGCAGGAATTTTTTTTATTCCTTTCTTTTTATTACTTAAGACTCTGTCGTTATTTCAAGGGAAAAACCTATTTTTTATTATTCAAAAATTACTGGGAAAATATCTTGGTTTTTTCGTATGTCTTGTTATTTTTATCATTACTTCAGCCGGTATTTCATTTGATTCGAGAACCTATACCAACATTATTAGGGCATTTTATTTCAGAACAACACCCATCCTCATTCTCTATGCTCTTTTAATGGCGGTTTGTGCCTATGGTGCAAAAAAGGGAATTCAGCATATTGGGTCAGTTGCGTACCTGCTTATTCTTTATGCCATTATCGGCTTGTTTGTTGCGTTAGGATTAAGTACTCAAGATAGTAATGTCCAAGCCATGCTGCCTATTTGGGGCCCAGGAAAAATGGAGATCATCAAGCAAAGTTCACAAAGCTTAACCCTTTTTGCTGACTTTTTTCTGCTTACGATGCTTATTCCATATCTTACTTCATATAAAGAGTTTCGAAAGGGCACGTGGATAGCCTATGTATATGTCAGTATCCAAATTAGTGTGGCTACGCTCCTTTTCATTTGCATGCTTGACCATATGTTAGGTGGCGTGGGCTATCCGTTTCATACGGCGATCCGCTATATATCACTTGGAAGCTATATTCCCAATATTGAAATCATTTTTTTCATTATTTGGATTATGTCCGCATTTATTCGTTTCACTGCCTTTTTGTATATTAGCGTTCAGATGTTCGGACATATATTTAAAATTAAGGATTTTGAATTTCTTATTCCATCGCTCGCTACCCTTTATTTATTGATTGGCATTATTCCGGAATCACCGATTGAGCTTGGTATAGAGTGGGAAAAAATGGTTCAAACAGTAGCTGGCCCTGCATTCGCAGCAATTTCTCTCATTTTATGGCTGTCCGCGCTGTTAAAAGGAGAATTTAAACATGCAAAAGACCAAAACAGTAGGTAA
- a CDS encoding Ger(x)C family spore germination protein — protein MQKTKTVGKVLLLVVIVFSLTGCWDREELEDRAYVIGLGLDRSQHKGKLKVTMLLANAEVGSMQGGGGSTEKPREIISFDANDFTVAKVTANAIISRIISYDLLKIIVVSEELAKDPNFFRIISSASYDKQIRLNTYIAVSKEKASEYFLKNRPKMETRPHKYFQYMVEHGIKNGLIPDSTLFRFFKTKESGTDLFLAMNTTAVREKKPKYKGEDEYMAGQVNASGELDDTQFIGSAVFKNGVMIGKLTGQETSIVNTLDDTTNINNFLLNMPNPFPGKLKSFAARVMKIENNKIKMDLKGPRPKIFITLPLKFEIMSNPSMVDFSKKKNQEIIKKEITRHFEIENEQVLKKTQRNYKGAPFPLSYNARKYFGTIQEYKRFNWNKSYLKADIYVKANVEIVDYGRIVKEEGK, from the coding sequence ATGCAAAAGACCAAAACAGTAGGTAAAGTTTTGTTGCTAGTAGTGATTGTTTTTTCTTTAACAGGCTGCTGGGATCGGGAAGAACTCGAGGATAGAGCCTATGTAATTGGACTCGGACTGGACCGCTCCCAACATAAGGGGAAGCTCAAAGTTACGATGTTACTTGCCAATGCCGAAGTTGGGAGTATGCAGGGCGGGGGCGGTTCGACGGAAAAGCCAAGGGAAATTATCTCATTCGATGCTAATGATTTCACCGTGGCGAAAGTGACAGCTAATGCCATTATCTCCCGAATCATTAGTTATGATTTATTAAAAATTATTGTTGTTTCAGAGGAACTTGCTAAGGATCCAAATTTTTTTCGGATTATTAGCAGTGCTTCCTATGATAAACAAATTCGGTTGAATACGTATATAGCGGTATCGAAAGAAAAGGCCAGTGAGTATTTCTTGAAAAACCGTCCAAAAATGGAAACGAGGCCGCATAAGTATTTTCAATATATGGTGGAACATGGGATTAAAAATGGGCTCATTCCCGATTCTACCCTTTTTCGCTTTTTTAAAACAAAGGAAAGTGGAACAGATCTCTTCCTGGCGATGAACACAACTGCAGTAAGGGAGAAAAAACCTAAATATAAAGGGGAAGATGAGTACATGGCCGGTCAGGTGAATGCTTCAGGGGAACTTGATGATACCCAATTTATCGGGTCAGCAGTGTTTAAGAATGGTGTGATGATTGGAAAACTGACCGGACAGGAAACAAGTATCGTCAATACTCTTGATGATACAACAAACATTAACAACTTTTTGCTGAATATGCCGAATCCATTTCCAGGTAAACTGAAATCATTCGCAGCTAGAGTCATGAAAATTGAAAACAATAAAATTAAAATGGACTTAAAGGGACCGAGGCCAAAGATTTTTATCACCCTCCCATTAAAGTTTGAAATTATGTCAAATCCGTCAATGGTTGATTTCTCTAAGAAGAAAAACCAAGAAATCATTAAAAAGGAAATAACCCGCCATTTCGAAATAGAGAATGAGCAGGTGTTAAAAAAAACTCAAAGAAACTATAAAGGGGCACCATTTCCGTTGTCCTATAATGCCCGAAAGTATTTTGGAACGATTCAGGAATATAAAAGATTCAATTGGAACAAATCGTATCTAAAAGCAGACATTTACGTAAAGGCAAACGTTGAAATTGTTGATTATGGAAGGATAGTAAAGGAGGAGGGGAAGTAG
- a CDS encoding divergent PAP2 family protein: MFLSYPILAALLGMLFAQFVKIPIHYITSRELKWNLMFSTGGMPSSHTATIISLTTAIGLTSGFKSNEFAICVVVSMIVMHDATGVRRHAGYHAEVLNTLLADWNRLIETLKNPNLKKTESREKLKELLGHQPAEVFFGVITGIIVGVLTYLAYPF, translated from the coding sequence ATGTTTTTATCCTATCCTATTTTAGCGGCACTTTTGGGGATGCTGTTCGCTCAATTTGTAAAAATCCCCATCCACTATATCACGTCAAGAGAACTAAAATGGAATCTGATGTTTAGTACGGGCGGAATGCCTAGTTCACATACAGCAACCATTATTTCTTTGACTACAGCTATAGGGTTAACATCAGGATTTAAATCAAACGAGTTTGCCATTTGCGTGGTCGTGTCGATGATTGTTATGCATGATGCCACAGGTGTCCGAAGGCATGCCGGATACCATGCTGAGGTGTTAAATACTTTGTTAGCTGATTGGAATCGTCTGATTGAAACATTAAAAAATCCGAATTTAAAGAAGACTGAATCAAGAGAAAAGCTGAAAGAACTATTGGGACATCAACCTGCAGAGGTTTTCTTCGGAGTGATTACAGGAATTATTGTTGGTGTTCTCACCTACCTAGCGTATCCATTTTAA
- a CDS encoding LD-carboxypeptidase: MITYPHLKEGASIGVTAPSSGIPAELHQLVTNSCTRLERSGFRMTCGETVWTQNKAKSASAIKRATEFNTFMADSEIDILIPPWGGELLIEILEYIDYENIKNKWILGYSDISGLLLSITLKTGIATAHGTNLIDLRGEFSDETTAMWQTVLSTKTGESVLQRSSEQFQKEWQHDHPSPCVFHLTEKTSWKTVSNHNVKIQGRLLGGCIDMIRHLIGTPFGDVQSFRGKYINGDPVIWYLENCELNTTDLRRSLVQMKLAGWFDHCSGLMFGRSPANTPVENYTAVDVYQDLAAELDIPIIYDIDCGHVPPQITFINGAHAEVEVADGKGTVVQYFRP, translated from the coding sequence ATGATTACGTATCCACATTTAAAAGAAGGCGCCTCAATAGGGGTAACAGCACCTTCATCTGGTATACCTGCTGAATTACATCAACTGGTTACAAATTCATGCACCCGGCTGGAACGAAGTGGTTTTCGAATGACCTGTGGTGAGACTGTTTGGACGCAAAACAAGGCAAAATCGGCATCTGCTATAAAACGGGCAACCGAATTTAATACGTTTATGGCTGACAGCGAAATCGACATCCTTATTCCCCCATGGGGAGGCGAATTGTTAATCGAAATCCTCGAATATATCGACTATGAAAATATTAAAAACAAGTGGATATTAGGGTACTCCGACATTAGCGGCTTGCTCTTATCGATCACATTGAAGACAGGAATCGCAACTGCTCATGGAACGAATTTAATCGATTTACGAGGAGAATTTTCCGATGAAACCACCGCCATGTGGCAGACAGTCTTATCGACAAAAACGGGCGAATCAGTCCTACAGCGGTCCTCTGAACAGTTTCAGAAAGAATGGCAGCATGATCATCCCTCTCCCTGCGTTTTTCACTTAACTGAAAAAACCAGTTGGAAAACTGTCTCGAATCACAATGTCAAAATTCAAGGCCGCTTACTTGGCGGGTGTATTGATATGATTAGACATTTGATCGGTACACCATTCGGTGATGTTCAAAGCTTTAGAGGAAAATATATAAATGGGGATCCAGTTATTTGGTATTTAGAGAACTGTGAATTAAATACCACTGACCTTCGAAGATCATTGGTGCAAATGAAATTAGCTGGCTGGTTTGATCATTGCTCCGGTCTAATGTTTGGCCGAAGCCCCGCGAATACGCCCGTCGAAAACTATACGGCTGTAGATGTTTATCAAGACCTTGCTGCTGAACTCGATATCCCGATTATTTATGATATTGATTGCGGCCATGTTCCACCGCAGATTACATTTATCAATGGGGCTCATGCAGAAGTTGAGGTCGCAGATGGAAAAGGAACCGTTGTACAATACTTTCGCCCATAA
- a CDS encoding SCO family protein encodes MAKKSIFFLMAIPVFGIMLLFFSTNHFQALTAEQARRINVLQNSPEVPDVILEDSKGEKFTFSDYRGQYILVTYIYATCGDVCPLVEMNFNKIYTQLPPKILEKKIQLLSISFDPAQDTPEMLEHHREMYEADGVYWKIARVPNQKELDLLLEQSGVIVLPIENGFEHNAAFYLINPEGQLIRIFNFDSPNEVVKVLREIISF; translated from the coding sequence ATGGCTAAGAAAAGTATTTTTTTTCTAATGGCAATACCGGTGTTTGGGATCATGCTCTTATTCTTTTCTACGAATCATTTCCAGGCTTTGACGGCTGAACAAGCGCGTAGGATCAATGTCTTACAAAATAGCCCAGAAGTTCCGGATGTGATACTCGAAGATAGTAAGGGTGAAAAATTCACCTTTTCTGACTACCGTGGTCAATATATTTTAGTTACTTACATTTATGCAACTTGCGGTGACGTCTGTCCATTAGTAGAAATGAATTTTAATAAAATATACACACAGCTGCCCCCAAAAATTTTAGAAAAAAAAATACAGTTACTAAGCATCAGCTTTGATCCTGCACAAGATACACCTGAGATGCTTGAACATCATCGAGAAATGTATGAAGCAGACGGTGTCTATTGGAAAATCGCGCGCGTTCCTAACCAAAAAGAGCTGGATTTATTATTAGAACAGTCAGGAGTAATTGTCCTTCCCATTGAGAACGGTTTTGAGCATAATGCCGCATTTTATTTAATCAATCCTGAAGGTCAATTAATACGGATATTCAACTTTGACTCTCCCAATGAAGTGGTCAAAGTATTGAGGGAGATTATCTCTTTTTGA
- a CDS encoding cbb3-type cytochrome c oxidase subunit I, with translation MHTLRVSIDLKTKKSVVFPLVLSGALLLLMMIVGVLMLLAQGKLIALDPRMFYKIMTLHGTGMIGTAALAVSCIMWYFLSQYVSLKRSVFYVNLIFFIVGVAMVLVAIFAYDFAGGWTFLYPLPSISGGMWGKTAAALYLGGMLVIGSGFLILFLEAARAMIKQYGSFAATLGWPQILGQKKGFGPPPTVVASTMVCIVDITAIIAGAAILLISLINLYAPGFTIDPLLAKNLTYGFGHVLANSTIYMAVIVVYELLPRYTGRPWKSNKIFLIAWNISTIFTLIIYPHHLLMDFVMPKWMLIMGQVLSYLNGIPVLVITAYGALMIVYRSGIKWDVASGFLYLSMFGWVIGVIPAIVDATIVINHVMHNTKWVPGHFHMYMGIGVCSMLIGFMYYLTKVEGGRSDSKMDFLTLWLFVLTFLGLTGSFLFSGADSTPRRWAEHLPEWIPADVMAAFSGMAVTLIFLLFIVRFINYSSKIGTNKDHTDNMGTPTHG, from the coding sequence ATGCACACTTTACGAGTTTCAATAGATTTGAAAACAAAGAAAAGCGTGGTTTTTCCACTAGTCTTAAGTGGGGCATTGTTATTACTAATGATGATCGTGGGGGTACTCATGCTCCTGGCTCAAGGAAAGTTGATTGCGTTAGATCCAAGGATGTTCTATAAAATTATGACGTTGCACGGAACAGGGATGATTGGAACTGCAGCCCTGGCCGTATCCTGCATTATGTGGTATTTCCTTAGTCAATATGTTTCACTTAAAAGATCGGTATTTTATGTAAATCTCATCTTTTTCATTGTGGGTGTGGCGATGGTATTAGTAGCAATATTTGCCTATGATTTCGCCGGAGGCTGGACATTTCTTTATCCCCTACCGAGCATTTCAGGGGGAATGTGGGGAAAAACGGCTGCTGCCCTCTATTTAGGGGGAATGCTGGTGATTGGCAGCGGATTTTTAATTTTATTTTTAGAAGCTGCACGTGCCATGATTAAACAATATGGCAGTTTTGCGGCAACACTTGGCTGGCCACAAATTTTAGGTCAAAAAAAGGGCTTTGGTCCGCCACCGACTGTCGTTGCCAGCACCATGGTTTGTATTGTTGACATTACAGCGATTATCGCAGGGGCGGCCATCCTGTTAATAAGCCTTATCAACCTCTATGCACCAGGCTTTACAATTGATCCCCTCTTAGCCAAAAACTTGACCTACGGATTTGGCCATGTCCTTGCAAACTCCACCATATATATGGCCGTGATCGTTGTCTATGAATTGCTCCCTAGATATACCGGAAGACCGTGGAAATCCAATAAGATTTTTCTAATCGCTTGGAATATATCAACCATTTTCACCCTGATTATCTATCCTCATCACTTGTTGATGGACTTTGTCATGCCAAAATGGATGCTAATTATGGGGCAGGTTCTTTCCTATTTAAATGGAATACCGGTTCTAGTTATCACTGCTTATGGGGCATTGATGATCGTCTATCGTTCCGGCATTAAATGGGATGTGGCCTCGGGCTTCCTATACCTATCAATGTTTGGCTGGGTCATTGGGGTTATTCCAGCGATTGTCGATGCCACCATTGTCATTAATCATGTGATGCACAACACCAAATGGGTTCCAGGACATTTCCATATGTACATGGGGATTGGAGTATGTTCCATGCTTATTGGGTTCATGTATTACCTGACCAAAGTGGAGGGCGGACGGAGCGATAGTAAAATGGACTTTCTCACCTTATGGTTGTTTGTCCTAACGTTCCTTGGGTTGACAGGCTCCTTTTTATTTTCGGGAGCGGATAGTACCCCAAGGCGCTGGGCTGAACATCTTCCGGAATGGATCCCGGCCGATGTTATGGCCGCATTCTCTGGGATGGCCGTAACCCTTATCTTCCTGCTATTTATCGTCCGTTTCATTAACTATTCCAGCAAAATTGGCACGAATAAGGACCACACAGATAATATGGGAACCCCAACACATGGCTAA
- a CDS encoding cytochrome C oxidase subunit II, whose translation MYQQAAWIITILLSMFVIFLFLYVLSQSRKKADYAKVQKKWYFIRKVWFLILFTTLLTASYFTLKDLPFERAEAKGTPIDVEVTAMQFGFEVSEDAFKVGDYIAFHVTSKDVNHGFGLYDETMNIVAQTQGMPKYTNTVYYQFTKPGTYTILCMEYCGMAHHLMKREITVNK comes from the coding sequence ATGTATCAACAAGCAGCCTGGATCATTACGATACTGCTAAGCATGTTTGTTATTTTTCTCTTCCTCTATGTCTTATCCCAATCTAGAAAGAAAGCCGATTATGCCAAGGTTCAAAAAAAATGGTATTTCATTCGCAAGGTCTGGTTCCTCATTTTATTTACCACCCTGTTAACCGCCAGTTATTTTACCTTAAAAGACTTGCCTTTTGAACGAGCGGAAGCAAAAGGAACACCGATTGATGTCGAGGTAACCGCCATGCAATTTGGATTTGAAGTTTCTGAAGATGCGTTTAAGGTGGGAGATTATATCGCCTTTCATGTTACAAGTAAGGACGTCAATCACGGCTTCGGTTTATACGATGAAACCATGAATATTGTTGCACAAACTCAGGGCATGCCTAAATATACAAACACGGTGTACTATCAATTTACGAAGCCGGGAACCTACACAATTTTATGTATGGAATATTGCGGCATGGCCCATCACTTAATGAAACGGGAAATCACCGTCAACAAATAA